In the genome of Dermacentor silvarum isolate Dsil-2018 chromosome 1, BIME_Dsil_1.4, whole genome shotgun sequence, one region contains:
- the LOC119436873 gene encoding uncharacterized protein LOC119436873: METGVYVTALALCLALLWESGGTIKCWECNSHFDPRCADPFDNKSLPIGECAARSLQMYPKLKASMCRKIRQKVNGNWRFIRTCAFLGEPGEGTYDENYCLMRTGTYDVFVETCTCKSKDGCNTASQQSGPLLLLAFGAAAATGVVLGALRN, encoded by the exons ATGGAGACCGGCGTTTACGTGACGGCGCTCGCGTTGTGCCTCGCGTTGCTGTGGGAGTCGG GCGGGACGATCAAGTGCTGGGAGTGCAACTCTCACTTCGATCCGCGGTGCGCCGACCCCTTCGATAACAAGTCGCTGCCCATTGGCGAGTGCGCTGCCCGGTCGTTGCAGATGTACCCAAAACTCAAGGCCTCCATGTGCCGCAAGATTCGACAGAAAG TGAACGGCAACTGGCGGTTCATCCGGACCTGCGCCTTTCTCGGCGAGCCCGGCGAAGGCACCTACGACGAGAACTACTGCCTCATGCGGACTGGCACCTACGACGTATTCGTCGAGACCTGCACCTGCAAAAGCAAGGACGGCTGCAACACAGCCTCGCAACAGAGTGGACCGCTTTTACTCCTGGCGTTCGGAGCAGCTGCAGCCACCGGGGTAGTGTTGGGCGCTCTCCGCAATTGA